CCGTCGCCGCGATACTCCTTGGAGGCATTTCGGCACGCGACTCGTGCTGCTTGACGTTCCCTGCCGGCCCAGACGTGATCGATGAACCAGCGGGGCGGGCCACCTCCGCCGACGAGGAAGCGCAGGCCGGTTCGCGGATGATGCGGACCGTCTTTGTCCGTACGAGACATGGTTGACCCCTTCCGGGGCCGCGAATGCGGCCACTAAAGGGGGTGGAACGCGGCGCTCATTGCTGCACGGGGGTCGATCACGACTCGCAGGATAGACCAGGCGTCCACATCTCGGCACCTCCCGACGTCGACCAGGGCGGACGGCCGGTCACCGGGCGCGACGGCTCCCCGCCGAGCACCCTCACCCGGACGGCGACAGAAGAAGCCAAGCCGAATGAGGCAATCGCAATTCGGGCTTTCCAGCTTTCTGACGAACGGCCTCGCCCCACCAAGGTGCTTATCTACGTAATCACCTTGCCTGGCTAGACGGGCGCGCACTGTTAGCGGCAGGGATACTCGCGGCGGTTGTCGAGCGCGGCGATTACGTCTCGCCACTCGATCCTGGTGACGCGATTCCGGAAATACCCGGGTGGTGCCTCGGCCAGGCCGTCATGGACGTCGTTCCTACCGACGCGTCGGGCTCGCCTAGACTGCGCCAAGTGATCGTGCGCAGGGCCGGCATGGCGGACGTGGCGGTGCTCGCTGAGCTACGCGGCATCGACGGAGACAAGCTCAGGGCGTACGCGGGTTGGGTGGCCGCCCACGCGGAGACGCACCTGCCGTTCGTCGCCGAGATCGACGGGCACGTGGTCGGCGCCGCCTGGCTTCTCGTCACGGAACGGCTGCCCAGCAACGAGTCGCTGCGGCAGCCGGTTCCGGGCGGCCAGCCGGCCCGCAGCAACGTCAGCCGTCCCGGCGAGGCAGGCGTCGACCTTTCAACCTCTGTAGTCGGCCGGAGCGCCGGCCGGCTGGTGGTACGGGCATGTACCACAACCGGCGGGCGAGCGGGATACCGTCCGGTCATGACGCCACGACCGAGCGGTGACCCCGGCATCGGCGAGCGCATCCGGGCACGCCGCCTGCTTCGTAGCTGGAGCATCCGGTACGCCGCCAGCCGCGCCGGCATCTCGCACGCCACCTGGAGCCGGATCGAGCGGGGCAGGCAGGCTGCCGACAACCGCTTCACGCTGGCCGACATCGCGGCGGCGCTGGACTGCGCGCCGGCGGAGCTGACCGGTGTACCGGTACCGGCGGCTGATCGGGACGTGGTGGCCGCGCACGCCGAGGTACACGCCATCCGGCAGGCTCTGGTCGACACCGACCTGTCCGAACCGGGCGCCCGGCCCTCGACCTCGGTCACCGAGCTGGCTCGTACGGTCGCACTGGTCGACACGTTGCGGCAGGCGTGCGATTACGCCGGTGCCGCCCGCCTCATGCCGAACCTGCTGCGTGACCTGCACGCGGAGACCGCCGGCCCGGACCGCGCAGTCGCGTTGCGGTTGCTCTGCGACGTCACGTTCATCGCCTCGTCGGTACTGCGCAATCTCGGCCGCCCGGCCGACGCGTGGCTGGGCGCCGAGCGCTGCCGGGACGCAGCCGAGGCCACCGACGACGTGACGCTTCGGGGATACGCCGCCTACGCGCGTGCCTCCGCGGCCGCCGCCTGCGGCTCCTACCAGCGGGGACTCGCTCTGGCCGAACGGGCAGTGGACGAGTTGCGCGGGCACACCGGCCAGGCAGGCGTCGGCGAGGTGCGCGGCTCGTTACTGCTGATCTGCGCGCTGGCCAGCCGCGGCCGGGGACGCCTGGACGACAGCCGGGCCTGGTCGGCCGAGGCAGCCGAGCTGGCCGGCCGCACCGGCGAGACCTCCACGATGGGGCTGTACTTCGGTCCGACCAACGTCGCCATCTGGCAGATCGGTATCGAGGCGGACGGCGGCGATCCGGGCCAGGCCGCACAGATCGCCCGGGCCACGAACCCGGCGGCCATCCCGGTCGGCTTCCGGCAGGTGTTCTACTACGCCGACACCGCGCGGGCCCTGACCCGACTGCGTGGCCGGGACCGTGAGGCGATCCGCTTCCTGCTCACCGCTGAACGGGTGGCGCCCCAGCACGTACACACCTCGGCCCTGGCCCACGAGACCACCCGGGCCCTGCTGGACCGCTCGAACCGCCGCGCCGGCGGCACGGAACTCCGTGGCTTGGCCGAGCGCCTACAGATCACGGCCTGACCGCGACCGCCCCCGCTAGCCGAGCTGGGCGGCGGGTCTCCGGCCCGCCGAACCGGGAAGGGCACCGGCTCGCGCCGGTGGTTCGTTCGGCTCGGCGCATTCTCGGTATGCTGCCGTCGTCGATCTATGCTGCGGGCCCGGCTTCTACGGCGAAGGATCATCCGTGAGCTTCCCTCAGTTACGGGCTCGTACCCGCAACTTCACCCTTGGTCTTCCTCAGCGGTTCCAGATCCGTGGGGACGGTCGTCAGGTGCTGTTCACCCGCACGCGTGCCGGCGACGATCCTGTCGCATGCCTGTGGGCGTACGACGTGGCGGCACGACGCGAGCGGCTGCTGTTGGACCCACGCGAGCTGGCTCTCGACGACAGTGACCTGCCCGCGGCTGAGCGCCGTCGCCGCGAGCGTGCCCGCCAGCTCGGTGGCGGAATCACCGAATACAGTTGCGGGGCCGACCAGTCGATTGTCGCGGTCGCGCTCGGCGGTGGGCTGGTGGTGCTCGACACGGCCACCGGCGTTACCCGGACTCTGGTGTCGGCCAGTGGCGTGGTCGATCCTCGGCCGGATCCGACCGCCCGACTCATCGGCTATGTCAGCGGCGGCGGTCTGCACGTCGTCGACGTCGAAGGTGCTGACGTGCGAACGCTGGCCGTGCCGGAGGCAACGCAGGTCGGTTACGGACTCGCCGAGCACGTTGCCGCCGAGTCGATGCACCGTCGGCGGGGCTGGTGGTGGGCCCCCGACGGTCAGCGCCTGGTCGCGGCGAGGGTGGATGAGAGTCGCGTACAGGAGTGGCACGTCGCCGACCTCGCCGATCCCACCGCCGCTCCGCTGACCATGCGATACCCGGCCGCAGGTACCGCCAACGCCGATGTCAGTCTGATCGTTCTCGGCATCGACGGGAGTCGGGTCGACGTCGACTGGGACCGGAGTGAGTTCGAGTACCTCGCCGCCGTGAGCTGGGACCGCAACGGTCTGACCATCGCCGTACAGAATCGGGCCCAGACCTGTGTACGGGTGCTGCGCGTCGATCCGGACACCGGCGCCAGCCGGGTCGAACACGAACAGACGGATCCAGCCTGGGTATCTCTGGTGCCCGGCGTACCAGCCCGTACCACCGACGGCGCTCTGGTCTGGACCGCCGACATCGAGGACACCCGGCACCTACTCGTCGACGGCGAGCCGGTCACGCCGTCCGGCCTGCAAGTGCACGAGGTTCTCGACGTCGACGGGAACACCGTGCTGTTCGCCGGCTCGACCGACCCGACCGAGCGGCAGGTGTGGACCTGGTCAGCTGGCGCCGGGCTGTCCCAGTTGACGACTGCCGGTGTACACAGCGGGCACCGGGCCGGCGGTACGACCGTCCTCGTAAGCCGCAGCCTGGACAGCCCGGACGCGCAGATCAGTGTGCGACCCGCCGACGGATCTCCGGCCCGGCTCACCAGCGACGCGCGAACGCCGCCGCTGACCCCTCGGGTCGACCTGTTCGAGGCCGGTTCGCTCCGGCTGCGTACCGCTGTGCTCCTGCCCACCGGCTACCGGCCTGACGACGGCCCACTTCCCGTGCTGATGGACCCGTACGGTGGGCCGGCAGCCCAGCGGGTGCTCGCCGCGCAGTCGATGTTCCTGACTCCGCAGTGGTTCGCCGACCAGGGCTTCGCCGTGGTGATCGTCGACGGACGCGGCACCCCGGGCCGCGGGCCGCGCTGGGAACGTCTGGTGCACGGAAACCGCGGCACCGCTCCGCTGGACGATCAGGTCGACGGCCTGCGCGAGGCGGCACGACGGCACCCCGAGCTGGACCTGACCCGCGTCGGAATCCGCGGCTGGTCCTACGGCGGCTACCTTGCGGCACTCGCCGTCCTGCGCCGCCCCGATGTCTTCCACGCCGCGATCGCTGGTGCCGCGGTCGTAGACCAACGCCTCTACGACACCCACTGGCAGGAGCGCTTCCTCGGCCACCCCGATGACAACCCGGAGGCGTACGACCGGAACTCACTGATGCGTTACGCCCCCGAACTGCGGCGCCCGCTGCTGCTGATCCACGGACTGTTGGACGACAACGTCCATCCGGCACACATGCTGCGGCTCTCCGCGAAGTTACTGGCCGCCGGCCGGCCACACAACGTGCTGCCACTACCGTCCGGCACCCACATGGTCGGCGAGGACGTCGCCGCCCACCTTCTGGAAGCACAGGTTCAATTCCTCCGTACGGCGCTGGGCGGTGACGCGACCGCGCGGATACCCGGCGAGTGAGGACAGCGGTACACGGCACACTCGCTTTCTGGCATGCTCGTTGCCATGTCCCGCCGTGACAGACGATCGTCACGAAACGCTGCCATCTGGAGGGTGGTGCGGATCGCCAGTGCCGTGGTCCTCACCGCCGTGATGGCGTCGACGGTGACCGGCCGCAGAGGACCGGTGTTCGGGGTCCTCGCCCTCCTGGTCTACGGGTCGGTGCTGAGCCTTGGTGCGCTGTCCCCCTCCCGGCTACGCCGGTGGTCGGCTGACCACGTCGTCCTGGATTCCCTGATCGTCGTACCCCTCGCGTTCCTTGCACTCCTGCTGATCCCCGCGCTGGCGTGGTGGGGTGCCGCCCTGATCGCCCTGGTAGTGGGAATGGTCTTCGTGCCGTTCGCGGTGCGCCGACGTACCGGGCCGCCGCGGACCGCAGGGACCCCGCCGAGTACCCGTGTCGGGTAGCAGGCCCGTCGTGCTGCGCTCGGCAACGTTTCTGCTGGAGTGCATGCTCCGGGCTGGGATGCGCGAGGTCGTCACGGTGGAGCCGGTGACGGGTGGGATCGCGGCGCTCGCGGGCATAGCCACCCGTCGGGACGCGCCGTCGGTGTTCGTCAAGGCCTTCGCCGAGGCGCCGGCCGACGACGTCTTC
The nucleotide sequence above comes from Plantactinospora soyae. Encoded proteins:
- a CDS encoding helix-turn-helix domain-containing protein, with protein sequence MIVRRAGMADVAVLAELRGIDGDKLRAYAGWVAAHAETHLPFVAEIDGHVVGAAWLLVTERLPSNESLRQPVPGGQPARSNVSRPGEAGVDLSTSVVGRSAGRLVVRACTTTGGRAGYRPVMTPRPSGDPGIGERIRARRLLRSWSIRYAASRAGISHATWSRIERGRQAADNRFTLADIAAALDCAPAELTGVPVPAADRDVVAAHAEVHAIRQALVDTDLSEPGARPSTSVTELARTVALVDTLRQACDYAGAARLMPNLLRDLHAETAGPDRAVALRLLCDVTFIASSVLRNLGRPADAWLGAERCRDAAEATDDVTLRGYAAYARASAAAACGSYQRGLALAERAVDELRGHTGQAGVGEVRGSLLLICALASRGRGRLDDSRAWSAEAAELAGRTGETSTMGLYFGPTNVAIWQIGIEADGGDPGQAAQIARATNPAAIPVGFRQVFYYADTARALTRLRGRDREAIRFLLTAERVAPQHVHTSALAHETTRALLDRSNRRAGGTELRGLAERLQITA
- a CDS encoding S9 family peptidase; this encodes MSFPQLRARTRNFTLGLPQRFQIRGDGRQVLFTRTRAGDDPVACLWAYDVAARRERLLLDPRELALDDSDLPAAERRRRERARQLGGGITEYSCGADQSIVAVALGGGLVVLDTATGVTRTLVSASGVVDPRPDPTARLIGYVSGGGLHVVDVEGADVRTLAVPEATQVGYGLAEHVAAESMHRRRGWWWAPDGQRLVAARVDESRVQEWHVADLADPTAAPLTMRYPAAGTANADVSLIVLGIDGSRVDVDWDRSEFEYLAAVSWDRNGLTIAVQNRAQTCVRVLRVDPDTGASRVEHEQTDPAWVSLVPGVPARTTDGALVWTADIEDTRHLLVDGEPVTPSGLQVHEVLDVDGNTVLFAGSTDPTERQVWTWSAGAGLSQLTTAGVHSGHRAGGTTVLVSRSLDSPDAQISVRPADGSPARLTSDARTPPLTPRVDLFEAGSLRLRTAVLLPTGYRPDDGPLPVLMDPYGGPAAQRVLAAQSMFLTPQWFADQGFAVVIVDGRGTPGRGPRWERLVHGNRGTAPLDDQVDGLREAARRHPELDLTRVGIRGWSYGGYLAALAVLRRPDVFHAAIAGAAVVDQRLYDTHWQERFLGHPDDNPEAYDRNSLMRYAPELRRPLLLIHGLLDDNVHPAHMLRLSAKLLAAGRPHNVLPLPSGTHMVGEDVAAHLLEAQVQFLRTALGGDATARIPGE